From Vanacampus margaritifer isolate UIUO_Vmar chromosome 8, RoL_Vmar_1.0, whole genome shotgun sequence, a single genomic window includes:
- the wnt4 gene encoding protein Wnt-4a — protein sequence MQSLTAFLTTSHPSCGSGGARGRDGRTDGRTDGRTDGRLVRTRLCSGRAWPKRWMRMRWINSSSSSSSSSRLLSSSPLFPSVPNPDKDSTSRDYLHSQRVSPPHRAEMTEECVLRCVLMLCCVLLSANASNWLYLAKLSSVGSIRDEEQCERLRGLIQRQVQICKRSVEVMDAVRRGAQLAIDECQFQFRNRRWNCSTLESMPVFGKVVTQGTREAAFVYAISAASVAFAVTRACSSGELEKCGCDHNVHGVSPEGFQWSGCSDNIAYGVAFSQSFVDVRERSKGQSSSRALMNLHNNEAGRKAILAHMRVECKCHGVSGSCEVKTCWKAMPPFRKVGNVIKEKFDGATEVEQRKMGSAKVLVPRNSQFKPHTDEDLVYLEPSPDFCDHDPRTPGMLGTVGRQCNRTSKAIDGCELMCCGRGFQTQQVEVVDRCSCKFHWCCYVKCKQCRKMEEMHTCR from the exons ATGCAAAGTTTGACTGCATTTTTGACAACATCACATCCCTCCTGTGGGAGTGGAGGCGCACGAGGaagggacggacggacggacggacggacagacggacggacggacgggagACTTGTGCGGACGCGCCTGTGCAGCGGCCGTGCGTGGCCGAAGCGCTGGATGCGAATGCGATGGattaacagcagcagcagcagcagcagcagcagtaggcTCCTCTCCTCTTCGCCGCTCTTTCCCTCCGTTCCCAACCCGGACAAGGACTCCACATCACGGGATTATTTGCACTCTCAAAGAGTTTCTCCTCCACACCGAGCTGAGATGACAGAGGAGTGTGTGTTGCGGTGTGTGCTGATGCTCTGCTGTGTGCTCCTCTCGGCCAATGCCAGCAACTGGCT GTACCTGGCCAAGCTATCGTCAGTCGGAAGCATCCGGGATGAAGAGCAGTGTGAGAGGTTACGAGGCCTCATTCAGAGACAG GTTCAGATCTGTAAGCGCAGCGTGGAGGTGATGGACGCGGTGCGGCGCGGTGCTCAGCTGGCGATAGACGAGTGCCAGTTCCAGTTCCGGAACCGTCGGTGGAATTGCTCCACTCTAGAGAGCATGCCTGTGTTTGGCAAAGTGGTCACCCAGG gcACCCGTGAGGCTGCCTTTGTGTATGCCATCTCAGCAGCCAGTGTGGCGTTTGCGGTCACAAGGGCCTGCAGCAGTGGAGAGCTCGAAAAATGTGGCTGTGACCACAACGTACATGGAGTCAGTCCAGAGG GATTCCAGTGGTCGGGCTGCAGTGACAACATTGCTTACGGAGTGGCTTTTTCTCAGTCCTTTGTGGATGTGAGGGAAAGGAGTAAAGGCCAGTCGTCCAGTCGGGCCCTCATGAACCTGCACAACAATGAGGCCGGCAGGAAG GCCATCCTGGCTCACATGCGTGTGGAGTGCAAATGTCACGGGGTGTCCGGCTCATGTGAGGTGAAGACCTGCTGGAAAGCAATGCCCCCCTTCCGCAAGGTGGGCAACGTCATCAAGGAGAAGTTTGACGGCGCCACTGAGGTGGAGCAGCGCAAAATGGGCTCGGCCAAAGTCCTGGTACCTCGCAACTCCCAGTTCAAACCTCACACTGATGAAGATCTCGTCTACTTGGAACCCAGTCCGGACTTCTGCGACCATGACCCCCGTACCCCGGGCATGCTGGGCACGGTGGGCCGCCAGTGTAACAGAACCTCAAAGGCCATCGATGGCTGTGAGCTGATGTGCTGCGGACGTGGTTTTCAGACTCAGCAGGTGGAGGTTGTGGACAGGTGCAGCTGTAAGTTCCACTGGTGCTGTTACGTCAAATGCAAGCAGTGCCGCAAAATGGAGGAGATGCACACGTGTCGATGA